The sequence CATTATGCAGGCATTGATTTATTATTTTTTCTGGTATTGGTTCATTTTCATAAATCCTCACAGACCTGCGCGAATCAATAACCTTTTGGAATTCCTTTGCATCAATTTTGGGCGCCTTTTCATGATACTTAAATCCGGGATCATCTGTTAAAATATTTGCCATATATAACTCCTATCATAACACGTAAATTAAAAAAATTATTGCAATAAAATGATAATTAATTTTACTTGCATTAAAAGCAATGCATACGTGTGTAATACTGTCAATTATAAAAAAAGAAAATGCGGTGTGAATGAAAAAGGCATTTTTAATTTTTTTAAATACCTGAGGGTTGTATGAATAGCATTCCCCGCAAAAAAGTTAAATATTTAAAGGCATGTGCTCATAGCATGAAGCCGGTTGTACTGATAGGCAAAAATGGTCTGTCGCAAGCTGTACTTAATGCTATTGATGAAGTTTTGTTGAGCCATGAACTCATCAAGATCAAGTTTATCGACTGTAAGGAAGAACGAAAGGAACTTGCACAGCAGATAGTGGAGCAAACAGGGAGCACACTAGTTACTATGATTGGCAATGTCCTCATTATATACCGGCAGCATCCTGAAGCTGATAAACGGCAGTATGAATTAGCGGCAATGTGACTTATTTGTATTTAAATGTATAGATTTGTCTTCCTTCAAAAGGTTTTGCTTTCATAAAGAGTTTTTGTGTCTTTTCATTAATACACTGGTATACATCCTGTGTGATAAACAAACCCGGATCAGTAGTATATTTTTGTCCAAGGTGGAATAATGAATTAATACAATCAGATATTATTGTACCTGTCTTGCCACGTGGCTGATACACGGTATTTCCTATATGCATTGCAATTCTGTACTGTATAACCTGATTGAATGTTGTGTGTTCAAGTGATATAATACTGCGGTTTAACATGAGGCGGATTGCATAATATATTGCAGGTATAGAATCTCCATTGAATGGGAAAAGAAATAACCCGGTTGAGTCCATCCACATCCAACATCGACCATCAGCCTGATATAACAATTCTTCACAATAACGCCTAAAGGAATGAATTTTGCTATTTAAATGCTCTGATCCAATATGCTTTTTCAATTCATGTATATCCAGTATTTCTATAAATAAAAAGCAGAATGTATACTCATTACCAGGAGCAATACTGTCCCATGAATTTGGTGCAATGATATATTTATTCTGCACAGTAGATGATAGGGTTATATTTTTAAATTTTAT is a genomic window of Spirochaetota bacterium containing:
- the yhbY gene encoding ribosome assembly RNA-binding protein YhbY; protein product: MNSIPRKKVKYLKACAHSMKPVVLIGKNGLSQAVLNAIDEVLLSHELIKIKFIDCKEERKELAQQIVEQTGSTLVTMIGNVLIIYRQHPEADKRQYELAAM